One genomic window of Candidatus Baltobacteraceae bacterium includes the following:
- a CDS encoding GDP-mannose 4,6-dehydratase → MKKRFLITGGTGFIGSHLTDALLAKGHSVIALDNLETGSRDNVESALSNRNFDLVVGDICDAPLVDKLARKSDVVVHMAARIGLKLVIESPLRTVDVNVRGTEAVMGAATRYRCRTIVASTSEVYGLATKIPSAEEDPITFGSPTKGRWAYACSKAVDEFLALALARERGLPSTVVRLFNTVGPRQSARYGMVLPRFVRQALANEPLTVYGDGTQTRSFCYVGDVVGALLDILDCEATVGEIYNLGNPQEVRILDLAQEVIRQTGSTSTVRFVPFDEAYAAGFEEIHRRVPDITKLHETVGFVPRVSLSEIIAAVIESARKREHVA, encoded by the coding sequence ATGAAGAAGCGTTTTCTGATCACCGGCGGCACCGGCTTCATTGGGTCGCATCTTACCGATGCGCTGCTCGCGAAAGGGCACTCCGTTATCGCGCTGGATAATCTGGAGACCGGAAGCCGCGACAACGTCGAGAGCGCGCTGTCCAACCGTAACTTCGACCTCGTCGTCGGCGACATTTGCGATGCGCCGCTGGTCGACAAGCTGGCTCGCAAGAGCGATGTCGTCGTGCACATGGCCGCGCGCATCGGTCTCAAGCTCGTCATCGAAAGCCCCTTGCGCACGGTCGACGTCAACGTTCGAGGAACCGAGGCGGTGATGGGCGCGGCGACGCGCTACCGCTGCCGCACGATCGTCGCATCGACGTCCGAGGTGTACGGTTTGGCGACCAAGATTCCATCGGCCGAGGAGGATCCGATCACGTTCGGCTCCCCGACGAAAGGCCGCTGGGCGTACGCGTGCAGCAAGGCCGTCGACGAGTTTCTGGCGCTCGCGCTCGCCCGCGAGCGCGGGCTTCCCAGCACCGTCGTGCGGCTCTTCAACACGGTAGGCCCGCGCCAAAGCGCGCGCTACGGAATGGTGTTGCCGCGTTTCGTACGCCAGGCGCTAGCGAACGAACCGCTGACGGTCTACGGCGACGGCACGCAGACTCGCAGCTTCTGCTACGTGGGCGACGTCGTCGGCGCGCTGCTGGACATTCTCGACTGCGAAGCGACCGTCGGCGAGATCTACAACCTCGGTAACCCGCAAGAAGTGCGCATCCTGGATTTAGCGCAGGAGGTCATCCGCCAAACCGGATCGACGTCGACGGTGCGGTTCGTTCCGTTCGACGAAGCTTACGCTGCGGGCTTCGAAGAGATCCACCGCCGCGTTCCGGACATTACGAAGCTGCACGAAACGGTTGGCTTCGTGCCGCGCGTGTCTTTGAGCGAGATCATCGCTGCGGTTATTGAAAGCGCCCGTAAGCGCGAGCACGTCGCGTGA